In Mercurialis annua linkage group LG6, ddMerAnnu1.2, whole genome shotgun sequence, the following are encoded in one genomic region:
- the LOC126653905 gene encoding transcription termination factor MTERF8, chloroplastic — MDIIRNTRSFTLSYPSLSFINKKTISITSLRQLNPPLLSLQTNPFPKLSVYKTSTTDQVSSFTVDYLVRSCGLSLEAATSASLKIQLDSPEKPNSVLTLLKTKGFTKTQISKLIKKRPFLLLAHPQNTLLPKLEFFYSIGVSNSDLARILTSDPTVLTRSLENQIIPSYNYLKSILFANEKIVSALKRTTWIFLEDHSKNLGPNIELLSEVGVPHSCVSLLLTHFPEAMMQRHGEFGKTVKEVNEMGFDPKKSTFVLAVHAISGEGNKSIWKRCFEVYSRWGWSKDEIFAAFNKHPHCMMLSEKKIMRTMDFFVNKMGLSSKVIADCPVVLFFSLEKRIIPRCRVIQVLMNRGLVKDVSLATVLIRVEGFFLERFVTKFEEEVPQLLSVYQGKIDPDEV; from the coding sequence ATGGATATAATCAGAAATACCCGAAGCTTCACATTAAGTTATCCATCTCTCTCCTTCATCAACAAAAAAACCATTTCAATCACATCCTTACGGCAGCTCAATCCACCACTTCTCTCTCTACAAACCAATCCATTTCCCAAACTCAGCGTTTATAAAACCTCAACAACAGACCAAGTCTCCTCCTTTACAGTAGACTACCTCGTACGCTCATGCGGATTGTCTCTAGAAGCAGCAACCTCAGCTTCCCTCAAAATACAATTAGACTCCCCAGAGAAACCAAATTCAGTACTAACCcttttgaaaaccaaaggttttACCAAAACCCAGATCTCCAAACTTATAAAGAAGCGACCTTTTCTACTCTTAGCACATCCCCAAAATACCCTCTTGCCCAAACTTGAATTCTTCTACTCCATTGGGGTTTCAAATTCTGATCTTGCAAGAATTTTAACTTCAGATCCTACTGTTCTGACCAGAAGCTTGGAGAATCAAATTATACCCTCTTACAACTATCTTAAGAGTATCTTGTTTGCTAATGAAAAGATTGTGTCTGCTTTAAAGCGAACTACTTGGATTTTCCTAGAGGATCATTCCAAGAATTTAGGACCAAACATTGAGCTTTTAAGTGAAGTTGGTGTACCACATTCTTGTGTTTCATTACTGCTGACTCATTTCCCTGAGGCTATGATGCAGAGGCACGGCGAGTTCGGTAAGACTGTGAAGGAGGTGAATGAGATGGGATTTGATCCGAAGAAATCGACATTTGTGTTGGCGGTTCATGCGATTTCTGGGGAAGGTAATAAGTCGATTTGGAAGAGATGTTTCGAGGTTTATTCGCGGTGGGGTTGGTCTAAAGATGAGATATTTGCAGCGTTTAATAAGCATCCGCATTGTATGATGCTGTCCGAGAAGAAGATTATGAGAACTATGGATTTTTTTGTGAATAAAATGGGGTTGAGTTCTAAGGTTATTGCTGACTGCCCTGTGGTATTGTTTTTCAGCTTGGAGAAGAGAATAATTCCTAGGTGTAGAGTTATTCAGGTTTTGATGAATAGGGGATTGGTAAAAGATGTGAGCTTGGCTACGGTTTTGATTCGAGTAGAGGGGTTTTTTCTGGAGCGGTTTGTGACGAAGTTTGAGGAGGAAGTGCCTCAATTGTTGAGTGTGTATCAGGGGAAGATAGATCCTGATGAAGTGTAA